The following coding sequences lie in one Clupea harengus chromosome 23, Ch_v2.0.2, whole genome shotgun sequence genomic window:
- the kctd17 gene encoding BTB/POZ domain-containing protein KCTD5 isoform X3, translated as MATEDKRIAVSHVISESGSLPANPNNNNNNNNNNKDSEGTESTTTASSATETSGAETQTIGNGSGINTASANNGKWVRLNVGGTVFLTTRQTLLKEQTSFLYRLCQQQDLHSDTDDTGAYVIDRDPTYFGPILNYLRHGKLVYNKELAEEGVLEEAEFYNITPLIKLIKERILERDSKTTQQHVPPKHVYRVLQCQEEELTQMVSTMSDGWKFEQVSVRSCRKPRPGLLWTMVNIGSSYSYGTEDQAEFLCVVSKELHTPGGGLGTEQTHKTKLFQINGSRM; from the exons aTGGCAACAGAAGATAAACGAATAGCGGTGTCCCATGTTATATCGGAATCCGGATCACTCCCTGCTAACccaaacaataataacaacaacaataataacaacaaagaCAGCGAAGGGACCGAAAGTACGACTACCGCTTCGTCCGCGACTGAGACCAGCGGGGCTGAAACGCaaaccattggcaacgggtCGGGAATCAACACAGCGAGCGCCAACAATGGCAAATGGGTCCGACTTAATGTTGGCGGCACAGTGTTCCTCACAACACGGCAGACACTGCTTAAAGAACAGACTTCCTTCCTCTATCGCCTGTGCCAGCAGCAAGACTTGCATTCTGACACG GATGACACGGGCGCTTATGTGATCGACCGGGACCCCACCTACTTTGGCCCCATCCTGAACTACCTGCGACATGGCAAGCTGGTCTACAACAAGGAGCTGGCAGAGGAAG GTGTTTTGGAGGAGGCCGAGTTCTACAACATCACGCCACTGATTAAACTCATAAAGGAGCGCATTCTGGAGCGGGACAGTAAGACGACCCAG cAACATGTGCCTCCCAAACACGTGTACCGCGTGCTGCAGtgtcaggaggaggagctgaCGCAGATGGTCTCCACCATGTCGGACGGCTGGAAGTTTGAGCAGGTCAGCGTGCGCTCCTGCCGAAAGCCCCGCCCCGGACTGCTCTGGACT ATGGTGAACATCGGCTCATCGTACAGCTATGGGACAGAGGACCAGGCTGAGTTCCTGTGTGTCGTGTCCAAAGAGCTGCACACACCTGGTGGTGGCCTGGGGACAGAGCAGACCCACAAGACCAAG CTCTTTCAGATCAATGGATCCAGGATGTAG
- the cby1 gene encoding protein chibby homolog 1 isoform X2 — translation MPLFGNTFSPKKTPPRKSASLSNLHTLDRSTREIELGLEYGAPVMNIGGQSLKFEEGQWITESGGNVSGKELQRLKKRNQQLEEENNLLKLKVDLLLDMVTDGRQLREAERR, via the exons ATGCCTCTATTTGGGAACACCTTTAGCCCTAAGAAGACACCCCCTCGCAAATCAGCGTCGTTGTCCAACCTACACACG CTGGACAGGTCTACGAGAGAGATAGAACTAGGTCTAGAATATGGCGCCCCAGTAATGAATATTGGAGGCCAGAGTTTGAAATTTGAAGAGGGTCAGTGGATTACAG AATCTGGAGGAAATGTTTCGGGAAAGGAGTTGCAGCGGCTGAAGAAGAGGAaccagcagctggaggaggagaacaatCTGCTGAAACTCAAAGTTGACCTTCTTCTTGACATG GTTACAGATGGGAGACAGTTAAGGGAAGCAGAAAGGAGATAA
- the kctd17 gene encoding BTB/POZ domain-containing protein KCTD5 isoform X2 translates to MATEDKRIAVSHVISESGSLPANPNNNNNNNNNNKDSEGTESTTTASSATETSGAETQTIGNGSGINTASANNGKWVRLNVGGTVFLTTRQTLLKEQTSFLYRLCQQQDLHSDTDDTGAYVIDRDPTYFGPILNYLRHGKLVYNKELAEEGVLEEAEFYNITPLIKLIKERILERDSKTTQQHVPPKHVYRVLQCQEEELTQMVSTMSDGWKFEQMVNIGSSYSYGTEDQAEFLCVVSKELHTPGGGLGTEQTHKTKPSEAQEEDTAREEEEEEEEEEGERNGAPNEWIRD, encoded by the exons aTGGCAACAGAAGATAAACGAATAGCGGTGTCCCATGTTATATCGGAATCCGGATCACTCCCTGCTAACccaaacaataataacaacaacaataataacaacaaagaCAGCGAAGGGACCGAAAGTACGACTACCGCTTCGTCCGCGACTGAGACCAGCGGGGCTGAAACGCaaaccattggcaacgggtCGGGAATCAACACAGCGAGCGCCAACAATGGCAAATGGGTCCGACTTAATGTTGGCGGCACAGTGTTCCTCACAACACGGCAGACACTGCTTAAAGAACAGACTTCCTTCCTCTATCGCCTGTGCCAGCAGCAAGACTTGCATTCTGACACG GATGACACGGGCGCTTATGTGATCGACCGGGACCCCACCTACTTTGGCCCCATCCTGAACTACCTGCGACATGGCAAGCTGGTCTACAACAAGGAGCTGGCAGAGGAAG GTGTTTTGGAGGAGGCCGAGTTCTACAACATCACGCCACTGATTAAACTCATAAAGGAGCGCATTCTGGAGCGGGACAGTAAGACGACCCAG cAACATGTGCCTCCCAAACACGTGTACCGCGTGCTGCAGtgtcaggaggaggagctgaCGCAGATGGTCTCCACCATGTCGGACGGCTGGAAGTTTGAGCAG ATGGTGAACATCGGCTCATCGTACAGCTATGGGACAGAGGACCAGGCTGAGTTCCTGTGTGTCGTGTCCAAAGAGCTGCACACACCTGGTGGTGGCCTGGGGACAGAGCAGACCCACAAGACCAAG cCTTCGGAGGCACAGGAGGAGGACACggcaagagaggaggaggaggaggaggaggaggaggaaggggagagaaatgGCGCCCCCAATGAGTGGATTAGGGACTAG
- the kctd17 gene encoding BTB/POZ domain-containing protein KCTD5 isoform X1 — translation MATEDKRIAVSHVISESGSLPANPNNNNNNNNNNKDSEGTESTTTASSATETSGAETQTIGNGSGINTASANNGKWVRLNVGGTVFLTTRQTLLKEQTSFLYRLCQQQDLHSDTDDTGAYVIDRDPTYFGPILNYLRHGKLVYNKELAEEGVLEEAEFYNITPLIKLIKERILERDSKTTQQHVPPKHVYRVLQCQEEELTQMVSTMSDGWKFEQVSVRSCRKPRPGLLWTMVNIGSSYSYGTEDQAEFLCVVSKELHTPGGGLGTEQTHKTKPSEAQEEDTAREEEEEEEEEEGERNGAPNEWIRD, via the exons aTGGCAACAGAAGATAAACGAATAGCGGTGTCCCATGTTATATCGGAATCCGGATCACTCCCTGCTAACccaaacaataataacaacaacaataataacaacaaagaCAGCGAAGGGACCGAAAGTACGACTACCGCTTCGTCCGCGACTGAGACCAGCGGGGCTGAAACGCaaaccattggcaacgggtCGGGAATCAACACAGCGAGCGCCAACAATGGCAAATGGGTCCGACTTAATGTTGGCGGCACAGTGTTCCTCACAACACGGCAGACACTGCTTAAAGAACAGACTTCCTTCCTCTATCGCCTGTGCCAGCAGCAAGACTTGCATTCTGACACG GATGACACGGGCGCTTATGTGATCGACCGGGACCCCACCTACTTTGGCCCCATCCTGAACTACCTGCGACATGGCAAGCTGGTCTACAACAAGGAGCTGGCAGAGGAAG GTGTTTTGGAGGAGGCCGAGTTCTACAACATCACGCCACTGATTAAACTCATAAAGGAGCGCATTCTGGAGCGGGACAGTAAGACGACCCAG cAACATGTGCCTCCCAAACACGTGTACCGCGTGCTGCAGtgtcaggaggaggagctgaCGCAGATGGTCTCCACCATGTCGGACGGCTGGAAGTTTGAGCAGGTCAGCGTGCGCTCCTGCCGAAAGCCCCGCCCCGGACTGCTCTGGACT ATGGTGAACATCGGCTCATCGTACAGCTATGGGACAGAGGACCAGGCTGAGTTCCTGTGTGTCGTGTCCAAAGAGCTGCACACACCTGGTGGTGGCCTGGGGACAGAGCAGACCCACAAGACCAAG cCTTCGGAGGCACAGGAGGAGGACACggcaagagaggaggaggaggaggaggaggaggaggaaggggagagaaatgGCGCCCCCAATGAGTGGATTAGGGACTAG
- the LOC105888743 gene encoding phospholipase B-like 1: protein MWALRGQNLIIQFVLAATCQGIHETQRATVNWNATQKTVYLRKGVMDSMGDAYGYFSDSLSITGWSVLEIRAGHGKSRLPDEVTFFLAGYLEGYLTAQQMFNHYVNMYPQLIKEKRILTPLRNFMREQDAWTREQVKLNKNDPLWQQAGLVAAQMDGLQAGAADWAKSQQREPLSIFAIQFLNAIGDLLDLIPTLRSRIFNLSDLLSKPTMGHCSVLIKMLPGYENLLFAHSSWYTYAASMRIYKHWDFWLSSAAIATGKMSFSSYPGLLTSLDDFYLLGSGLLMTQTTNSVFNSSLFSSVTPHSLLAWQRVRLANAMAWTGEQWANIFSKYNSGTYNNQYMVVDLNKVTLGRKIEEGALTVVEQIPGLVVSSDQTQALRQGYWASYNVPFHPEIYNLSGYGLMWSQLGEDYSYDLCPRAKIFRRDQGRVLSWASMKHIMRYNNYKRDPYAKGHPCKTICCRNDLRIRRPRPAGCYDTKVTDYHQAQNFVTEAVSGPTTQGGLPPFSWARFNRTSHVGLPQTYNFTFVTMQPILFMP, encoded by the exons ATGTGGGCTTTACGTGGTCAAAACCTGATCATTCAGTTTGTCTTGGCTGCCACCTGTCAAGGAATCCATG AGACCCAGAGAGCCACAGTGAACTGGAATGCCACCCAGAAGACAGTTTATTTGAGAAAAGGTGTCATGGACAGCATGGGGGATGCCTATGGATACTTCAGTGACAGCTTGTCCATCACTGGTTGGAGTGTGTTAGAAATAAGAGCTGGGCACGGAAAGAGCCGCCTTCCTGATGAGGTCACTTTTTTCTTGGCTGGATACCTGGAAGGTTACCTCACTGCACA GCAGATGTTCAATCACTACGTCAACATGTACCCTCAGCTGATAAAGGAAAAGCGAATCCTGACACCCTTGAGAAATTTTATGAG AGAGCAGGACGCATGGACTAGAGAACAAGTGAAGCTGAACAAAAACGACCCCTTGTGGCAGCAAGCAGGACTGGTTGCTGCCCAGATGGACGGGCTTCAAGCGGGAGCAGCGGACTGGGCTAAGAGCCAGCAAAGAGAG CCGCTGTCGATATTTGCCATACAGTTCCTCAATGCAATTGGGGACCTCCTGGACTTGATACCAACCCTGAGATCCCGCATATTCAACCTCTCTGACTTACTCAGCAAACCAACCATGGGTCACTGTTCAGTTCTCATCAAG ATGTTGCCAGGCTATGAAAACCTCTTATTTGCCCACTCAAGCTGGTACACATACGCTGCTTCCATGCGCATCTACAAGCACTGGGACTTTTGGCTGTCCAGTGCAGCCATAGCTACAGGCAAGATGTCCTTCAGCAGCTACCCTG GCCTTCTGACGTCGCTCGATGACTTTTACCTGCTGGGCAGCGGGCTGCTCATGACCCAGACCACAAACAGCGTCTTCaactcctccctcttctcctcggTGACGCCACACAGCTTGCTGGCCTGGCAGAGGGTGCGCTTGGCAAATGCCATGGCATGGACCGGTGAACAATGGGCTAATATTTTCTCAAAGTATAACTCTG GAACCTACAATAACCAGTACATGGTGGTAGACCTGAACAAAGTGACTTTGGGCAGGAAGATTGAAGAAGGGGCACTGACTGTGGTCGAGCAGATCCCTGGTCTGGTGGTGTCCTCGGATCAGACCCAGGCTCTGCGACAAG GATACTGGGCTTCCTACAATGTCCCTTTTCACCCGGAGATCTACAACTTGAGTGGCTATGGATTGATGTGGAGCCAGCTGGGGGAGGACTACTCCTATGACCTCTGTCCAAGGGCCAAGATCTTCCGCAGGGACCAGGGCAGAGTCCTCAGCTGGGCCTCCATGAAACACATCATGCGATACAATA ACTACAAAAGAGATCCGTATGCCAAGGGGCACCCCTGCAAAACCATCTGCTGTCGCAATGATTTAAGGATTAGGAGACCACGTCCTGCAGGCTGTTATGACACCAAG GTGACTGACTACCACCAGGCTCAGAACTTTGTGACTGAAGCTGTAAGTGGACCCACCACTCAGGGGGgactccctcccttctcctggGCAAGGTTCAACCGCACCTCCCACGTGGGGCTTCCACAGACATATAACTTCACCTTTGTCACCATGCAGCCTATTCTGTTCATGCCCTGA